In Aquiflexum balticum DSM 16537, a single genomic region encodes these proteins:
- a CDS encoding YtxH domain-containing protein, translating into MSSTKFILGALVGAAIGVQIGILVAPEKGEVTRKKISKKSGEYLDDVTGKLNTFFDTLTKKVSDVSDEVDKLAKKAKAEVDKVTK; encoded by the coding sequence ATGAGTTCGACAAAATTTATTTTAGGAGCATTAGTTGGCGCCGCTATAGGCGTACAAATCGGCATATTGGTAGCACCTGAAAAGGGTGAAGTGACAAGAAAGAAAATTTCCAAAAAAAGCGGTGAATATCTTGATGATGTGACCGGTAAACTAAACACCTTCTTCGATACTTTAACCAAAAAAGTATCTGACGTCAGTGATGAGGTCGATAAATTGGCCAAAAAAGCCAAGGCAGAAGTGGATAAGGTGACGAAGTAA
- a CDS encoding rhodanese-like domain-containing protein, whose translation MKFTIPYFLILLLVLSCNAKNQEQTDQVGPENQDGFIKTIDAVTFKNLMESGKGIVLDVRTKEEVAQGVIPETQIIDIYDPAFSEKIKSLPKEKEIYVYCTSGVRSMMAAKILQSNGFDRVYNLRGGIIEWQTNRFPIDRPVR comes from the coding sequence ATGAAATTCACCATTCCCTACTTTCTCATTTTGCTGCTTGTTCTTTCATGCAACGCCAAAAACCAAGAGCAAACCGATCAGGTTGGACCGGAAAACCAAGATGGGTTTATCAAAACCATTGATGCCGTTACTTTCAAAAACTTGATGGAATCCGGAAAGGGAATTGTACTAGATGTCAGGACAAAAGAAGAGGTCGCACAAGGAGTTATCCCTGAAACACAAATCATTGATATTTATGACCCTGCTTTTTCTGAGAAAATTAAATCATTACCCAAGGAAAAAGAGATTTACGTTTATTGCACTTCAGGAGTAAGGAGTATGATGGCTGCCAAAATTCTGCAAAGCAATGGATTTGATAGGGTTTACAATTTGAGGGGTGGAATTATTGAATGGCAGACCAATAGATTTCCCATCGATAGACCTGTTAGGTAG
- a CDS encoding PVC-type heme-binding CxxCH protein, whose translation MNQSNLLTRLLLSGILFLLFCCSGKQSGVSENEIQIQGPTFLSLIHNESEGTISIHRKGENEPILVQNAKEGFRPYIHPIIAPDGKGVLTEYSPGHHKHQTGLYWGLTRVNGRDYFHNPQEDFWKKVALNVIETEGDEVKWQTVYQLLDEKGEPIMLETQNWSMREEGGKYFLDLEWKGEAIEAITIGKYDYGSLFIRMPWKEGIKGEIVNAARQKNENAEGQPSMWANVGMQVDGRDDFANIAVFDHPENRGYPNKWRVDGQLGLGPAFTKDGDWMIEKGKSETIKLQLMVYTGEVNDIKLTEAWGEFSGRKGMYNTTELWGLAQREGRDAKFLNPQEAVEAMTIKPGYQVNVWASEPMMTQPMAFCWDDRGRLWIAENKDYESRGHGFSNSGDSRILILEDTNGDGVADSKKVFMEGLAFPAAIAVGFDGLYVGAPPNLLFVPDKNQDDKADLEDIEILLTGWGIRDRHETLNSLHWGPDGWLYGLQGFATPSKIRKPNGDAKLYFHKDPFPEDLLDKDGVDINGGVWRYHPVKERFEVVAHGFSNPWGIDYDAKGQLLMTACVIPHLWHVIPGGIYHRQGGQHFNPYVYEDIKTITDHSHRSAHGGARVYQSDAFPEEEQGRIFMANIHEHAVLSDILIPKGSGYQGKHGDDFLLANNAQWVGFSMEIGPDGGLYVLDWHDADICGQEVLNEETGRIFRIMPEKSLALDFEGRYADLNKMSDKQLISLQTNKSDWHARRARGILHKRAVKGDLEENSIKGLKTIYQNDKNPDWRLRAMWSLHLIGGFNENELLNALSDKDPHIRAWAIQLHCEDLNPSSTALAKFRKMADEDTSPVVRLYLATALQRIPSKDRLLIASNLLHHSEDANDHNLPKIIWYGIESLITENPDNFLELSTQSKIPFVTQNIARRAVDGDEIEKLVAFIGKGGPNTELLMSGMLSGMEGRTDLKIPSNWKIVAEKMQKSGGQKAALALEISSLFGDTEATQRAFAILKDKKQPLDQRQKALQTLAAQQRTGLIAELPGLIEEPAMRKDAIRSIAAFDNENLGRLLIEKYPTFDAEEKQVAMQTLSSRSRYGNMLTREIKDKRITKAEVPVSVARQLLRVVGSGFIEVWGPIEQVPNDQAAYDKYRKILQPSALATANIKSGKMVFNQVCGSCHKMFGEGGEMGPDLTGSNRSDVEYILLNVIEPSAEIQDDYKMVVINTRDGRTYSGNVIGENQRQITLRVVGQEPVIINKSSIQSKDVTEVSMMPPGLFENLTEKEIVDLMGYLRTMKRVD comes from the coding sequence ATGAATCAGTCAAACCTCCTTACCCGCTTATTACTTTCAGGTATCCTATTTTTACTTTTTTGCTGTTCAGGAAAGCAATCAGGGGTCTCAGAAAATGAAATTCAAATACAGGGACCTACTTTTTTGTCCCTGATTCATAATGAAAGTGAGGGGACCATTTCCATTCATAGAAAGGGAGAAAATGAACCCATTTTGGTACAGAATGCCAAGGAGGGTTTCAGGCCATACATTCATCCGATTATAGCACCCGATGGCAAAGGTGTTTTGACGGAATACAGTCCGGGACACCACAAACATCAGACTGGTCTGTATTGGGGATTGACAAGGGTCAATGGTCGGGATTATTTTCATAACCCTCAGGAAGATTTTTGGAAAAAGGTTGCCCTGAATGTGATAGAGACAGAAGGCGATGAAGTAAAATGGCAGACAGTTTATCAATTACTGGACGAGAAGGGCGAACCCATTATGCTCGAAACCCAAAATTGGTCTATGAGGGAGGAGGGTGGAAAATACTTTTTGGATTTGGAATGGAAAGGAGAAGCGATTGAAGCGATCACTATAGGCAAATACGACTATGGGAGCTTATTTATCAGAATGCCCTGGAAAGAGGGAATCAAAGGAGAGATAGTAAATGCTGCCCGTCAGAAAAACGAAAATGCTGAAGGACAACCATCCATGTGGGCCAATGTCGGCATGCAGGTTGATGGACGTGATGACTTTGCCAACATTGCAGTTTTTGACCATCCCGAAAACAGGGGATATCCCAACAAATGGCGGGTAGATGGGCAATTGGGTTTGGGACCAGCTTTTACCAAAGACGGGGATTGGATGATAGAAAAAGGGAAATCTGAAACCATCAAACTCCAGCTGATGGTGTATACCGGGGAAGTCAATGACATCAAATTGACAGAGGCTTGGGGAGAATTTTCCGGAAGAAAGGGGATGTACAACACCACCGAACTTTGGGGACTTGCCCAGAGAGAAGGCAGGGATGCGAAATTTTTAAACCCACAGGAAGCAGTGGAAGCGATGACCATCAAACCCGGCTATCAGGTCAACGTATGGGCTTCCGAACCGATGATGACGCAGCCTATGGCATTTTGTTGGGACGACCGGGGAAGGCTTTGGATTGCGGAAAACAAAGATTATGAGTCAAGAGGCCATGGATTTTCCAATTCAGGGGACAGCAGGATTTTGATTTTGGAGGATACCAATGGCGATGGAGTTGCTGACAGCAAAAAGGTTTTTATGGAAGGTCTGGCATTTCCTGCAGCGATTGCTGTTGGTTTTGATGGACTTTACGTGGGTGCACCGCCGAACCTTCTTTTTGTCCCTGACAAAAACCAGGATGACAAAGCGGATTTGGAAGATATTGAGATTTTGCTCACCGGTTGGGGTATCCGTGACAGGCATGAAACCCTGAACAGCCTGCATTGGGGTCCGGATGGTTGGCTTTATGGGTTACAGGGATTTGCGACGCCTTCCAAAATCAGAAAACCGAACGGTGATGCCAAACTCTATTTCCACAAAGACCCTTTTCCAGAGGATTTATTGGATAAGGATGGTGTGGATATTAATGGAGGTGTTTGGCGCTACCACCCTGTCAAGGAAAGGTTTGAAGTGGTGGCCCATGGTTTCAGCAATCCTTGGGGGATAGATTACGATGCTAAAGGCCAACTCCTGATGACTGCCTGTGTCATCCCCCACCTTTGGCATGTGATTCCGGGAGGAATTTACCACCGTCAAGGTGGACAGCATTTCAATCCTTATGTGTATGAAGATATCAAGACCATTACTGACCACAGCCACCGTTCTGCCCATGGCGGCGCAAGGGTCTATCAATCGGATGCATTTCCTGAAGAAGAACAAGGCAGGATTTTCATGGCCAATATCCATGAACATGCAGTACTTTCAGATATTCTAATTCCAAAAGGTTCAGGCTATCAAGGGAAGCATGGCGATGATTTTTTGTTGGCCAACAATGCCCAATGGGTAGGTTTCAGTATGGAAATCGGGCCGGATGGGGGATTATATGTGCTGGATTGGCATGATGCGGATATCTGCGGCCAGGAAGTCCTGAATGAGGAAACAGGAAGGATTTTCAGAATCATGCCCGAAAAATCATTGGCCCTCGATTTTGAAGGAAGGTATGCTGATCTGAATAAAATGTCGGACAAACAGTTGATTTCCCTTCAGACCAATAAAAGTGATTGGCACGCGAGAAGGGCAAGAGGTATTTTACATAAAAGGGCTGTCAAGGGAGATTTGGAAGAAAACTCTATTAAAGGACTAAAGACAATCTACCAAAATGACAAAAATCCGGATTGGAGGTTAAGGGCCATGTGGTCTTTGCATTTGATTGGAGGGTTTAATGAAAATGAATTGCTCAATGCGCTGTCGGATAAAGACCCTCATATCAGGGCTTGGGCCATACAATTGCATTGTGAAGACCTTAACCCCTCTTCTACAGCTTTGGCTAAATTCAGGAAAATGGCAGATGAGGATACTTCTCCTGTAGTCAGGTTATACCTTGCCACGGCACTGCAAAGAATTCCCTCTAAAGACAGGTTATTGATTGCCTCCAACCTGCTTCACCATTCCGAAGATGCCAATGACCATAACCTGCCTAAAATCATCTGGTACGGAATTGAATCTCTGATCACTGAAAACCCTGATAATTTCCTGGAACTTTCCACGCAATCAAAAATTCCTTTTGTCACACAAAATATTGCTCGGAGAGCAGTGGATGGGGATGAAATCGAAAAATTGGTCGCATTTATCGGTAAAGGTGGACCGAATACAGAACTGCTGATGTCGGGTATGTTGAGCGGTATGGAAGGCAGGACTGACCTGAAAATCCCGTCGAATTGGAAGATAGTGGCAGAGAAAATGCAGAAATCAGGTGGGCAGAAGGCCGCGCTTGCCTTGGAAATTTCAAGTCTCTTTGGAGATACGGAAGCTACCCAACGGGCATTTGCGATCCTCAAAGATAAAAAGCAACCTCTCGACCAAAGACAAAAAGCACTGCAGACACTTGCCGCACAACAAAGGACAGGCCTGATTGCAGAATTGCCGGGATTGATCGAGGAACCTGCTATGAGGAAAGACGCCATTCGTTCCATTGCCGCTTTTGACAATGAGAATTTGGGGAGGTTATTGATAGAGAAGTATCCGACCTTTGACGCTGAAGAAAAACAGGTTGCCATGCAGACCCTTTCCTCCCGATCGAGATATGGCAATATGCTCACCCGGGAAATCAAGGATAAAAGAATAACCAAAGCTGAAGTCCCTGTCAGTGTTGCGAGGCAATTGCTCCGGGTAGTCGGAAGTGGATTTATAGAGGTTTGGGGTCCTATTGAACAGGTGCCCAATGACCAAGCTGCTTATGATAAGTACAGGAAAATTCTCCAACCATCGGCATTAGCCACGGCAAATATCAAATCGGGAAAAATGGTCTTTAACCAAGTATGCGGCAGTTGTCACAAGATGTTCGGGGAAGGCGGCGAAATGGGACCTGACCTGACGGGTTCCAATCGTTCGGATGTGGAGTATATCTTGCTCAACGTGATAGAACCCAGTGCCGAAATCCAGGATGACTATAAGATGGTCGTGATCAATACCCGCGATGGCAGGACTTATTCCGGAAATGTTATCGGAGAAAATCAAAGGCAGATTACACTCCGGGTAGTAGGCCAAGAACCCGTCATCATCAACAAATCCAGCATACAGTCCAAGGATGTCACCGAAGTTTCCATGATGCCCCCGGGCTTGTTCGAAAACCTCACCGAAAAAGAAATCGTGGATTTGATGGGGTATTTGAGGACGATGAAAAGGGTGGATTGA
- a CDS encoding FISUMP domain-containing protein: protein MKATQIFRLLVFGILIFFSCSKEEDWTPDPIVYDGEMMAFQLAKIHAPNLNRKEAVFEGSFGDKPLTLGKYGSDSLIFIVPELAAGNQQLTVQINGKEWIWLIDIAPFSNTVPVPNNFVEAFIFQNELLHTEIKEIGNGLSTWADDYEKWLNSFKQDYSQLSIQEKELVKGVFSNANTKFWFEIFESDNMIPDCSGYPMVTYLVQSGKFDHFNFKYFEAFSSLPDTQLYRTVLLGFGLAMWHQHGWLEGLAANTFTCPLLRGISLKKDINGSMNPEEETSLSFETGESAGFWIFGKYQLPNLQDRANTDDFVGDFVRRYDTFEALRKKSNNILSLYQEAFDFSLPSMAGGPLFDIPATANVEEKPFEEGELTIFSTVLENPLVRLTAFENADGKVTFLFESLNGREQLFDLHFYFGDKTRTGSRVYPSLVKVSCPMLLEVFFEGDKVSLEILYGKAPYTITWSNGMSGTEFTNLPAGEYTAWVVDADGCERSKTFVVPEYGTLTDIDGNVYKTVKIGSQWWMAENLRTTRKRDGTVIPEVLSNQEWQSATGPAFAWYDNQNEFDIPFGKLYNANASCCDICPEGWHLPSFGEWHQLEDFLGSTAGGKMKTINRWVHPNLGATNGSGFSAYPAGLRLPSGHFAGSGENTSFWTSSFDINGYPFIIFLYYQNEQMSNTFAFNAREGYSIRCVKD, encoded by the coding sequence ATGAAAGCTACCCAAATTTTCCGGTTGTTAGTTTTTGGAATATTGATTTTTTTCAGCTGTTCCAAGGAGGAGGATTGGACTCCTGACCCAATTGTATATGACGGAGAGATGATGGCCTTTCAACTTGCCAAAATCCATGCCCCAAACCTCAATCGTAAAGAAGCTGTATTCGAAGGTTCGTTTGGAGATAAGCCTTTGACATTGGGGAAATATGGTTCCGATTCACTGATATTTATTGTCCCCGAGCTTGCGGCCGGAAATCAGCAATTGACAGTACAGATCAATGGAAAGGAATGGATTTGGTTGATAGACATTGCCCCCTTTTCAAATACTGTTCCCGTCCCAAATAATTTTGTGGAGGCCTTTATTTTCCAAAATGAATTGTTGCATACCGAAATCAAGGAGATTGGAAATGGATTGTCTACTTGGGCCGATGATTATGAAAAATGGCTGAACAGTTTCAAACAGGATTATTCCCAACTGTCCATTCAAGAAAAAGAGCTTGTTAAAGGTGTTTTCAGCAATGCCAATACCAAGTTTTGGTTTGAAATTTTTGAATCTGACAATATGATACCTGACTGTTCGGGATATCCCATGGTCACTTACCTGGTGCAATCGGGTAAGTTTGATCATTTCAATTTTAAGTATTTCGAAGCATTTTCTTCACTTCCGGATACCCAACTTTACCGGACAGTTCTTTTAGGATTTGGCTTGGCTATGTGGCATCAACATGGCTGGTTAGAAGGTTTGGCTGCCAATACCTTTACATGCCCTTTACTCCGTGGAATCTCTTTGAAAAAAGATATCAATGGTTCCATGAATCCTGAAGAGGAAACCTCACTTTCGTTTGAAACCGGTGAATCTGCGGGTTTTTGGATATTTGGAAAATACCAATTACCAAACCTTCAGGATAGGGCCAATACGGATGACTTTGTTGGGGATTTTGTTAGGAGGTATGATACATTTGAAGCATTAAGGAAAAAATCAAACAATATTTTATCCCTATATCAGGAAGCATTTGATTTTTCTTTGCCTTCAATGGCAGGCGGTCCACTTTTTGACATTCCTGCCACTGCCAATGTGGAAGAGAAGCCTTTTGAGGAGGGGGAATTGACAATTTTCTCTACCGTATTGGAAAATCCCTTGGTCAGGTTAACAGCCTTCGAAAATGCAGATGGAAAAGTCACCTTTCTGTTTGAAAGCTTAAACGGAAGGGAACAGTTGTTTGATCTTCATTTCTATTTCGGGGATAAAACCAGGACCGGAAGTAGGGTTTATCCTTCTTTGGTTAAAGTTTCTTGCCCCATGTTGCTGGAAGTGTTTTTTGAAGGGGATAAAGTTTCACTGGAAATTTTATATGGAAAAGCACCATATACCATTACTTGGAGTAATGGCATGTCAGGAACTGAATTTACCAACCTGCCCGCAGGGGAGTACACAGCTTGGGTGGTAGACGCCGATGGCTGCGAGCGGTCAAAAACGTTTGTCGTCCCTGAATATGGTACATTGACAGATATTGATGGCAATGTCTATAAGACTGTAAAAATCGGTAGCCAATGGTGGATGGCAGAAAACCTGAGAACTACCAGGAAACGGGATGGAACCGTGATTCCGGAAGTATTATCCAATCAGGAATGGCAATCGGCAACCGGCCCAGCCTTTGCCTGGTATGACAATCAGAATGAATTTGATATTCCATTCGGAAAGCTATATAATGCCAATGCCTCTTGTTGTGACATTTGTCCTGAGGGTTGGCATCTGCCATCTTTTGGGGAATGGCATCAGTTGGAGGATTTTTTGGGTTCTACCGCAGGGGGTAAAATGAAGACAATCAACCGCTGGGTTCACCCGAATTTAGGTGCCACAAATGGAAGTGGTTTTTCAGCCTATCCGGCAGGCCTCAGGTTACCCAGTGGGCATTTTGCAGGAAGCGGAGAAAACACCTCGTTTTGGACCTCTTCTTTCGACATTAATGGTTATCCGTTTATTATTTTTCTGTATTACCAAAATGAGCAGATGTCAAACACCTTTGCCTTTAATGCTAGGGAAGGGTATTCTATTAGGTGTGTGAAGGATTGA
- a CDS encoding aminotransferase class V-fold PLP-dependent enzyme has product MKNQKELFQLPEDIHYLNGAYMSPLLRSVEEAGIAALIKKRNPTQILPTDFFSEAEKLRENFGKLVNCPAEQVAIIPSASYGLTSAINNLPKDNGSTALVVSEEFPSGYYAIEKWCQDNDKQLKVIKAPESMISRGQEWNGQIIEHINDETAVVLMSSVHWTDGTMYDLKAIGEKCKAHKALFIIDGTQSVGALPVDVASFQIDALVCAGYKWLMGPYSIGLAYYSRFFNDGTPLEESWMTRSNAQNFSSLTNYVDDYVAGAGRYNVGEFSNFTLLPMLNVAIEQILKWDPAKIQSYCDQLSQPLIKFLKANGFWVEEDQYRAKHLFGILLPAHLDQKVLLHKLQERKIFVSTRGKAIRISLHLYNTKEDIDAIIEVLDTLLKN; this is encoded by the coding sequence GTGAAAAACCAGAAAGAACTTTTCCAACTTCCGGAGGATATCCACTACTTGAATGGTGCTTATATGTCGCCTTTGCTCCGCAGTGTCGAAGAAGCGGGTATAGCCGCCTTGATCAAAAAAAGGAATCCAACCCAGATTTTACCTACAGATTTTTTTTCTGAGGCAGAAAAACTGCGGGAAAATTTCGGAAAATTGGTCAATTGCCCAGCTGAACAAGTTGCTATTATCCCTTCAGCCTCCTATGGGTTGACTTCAGCCATTAATAATCTTCCAAAAGACAATGGTTCTACAGCTTTGGTGGTTTCTGAGGAGTTTCCAAGTGGATATTACGCCATTGAGAAATGGTGTCAGGATAATGATAAGCAATTAAAAGTCATCAAAGCCCCGGAATCAATGATTTCCCGTGGGCAGGAATGGAACGGGCAAATTATAGAGCATATCAATGATGAGACGGCAGTTGTATTGATGTCTTCTGTTCATTGGACGGATGGTACGATGTATGACCTGAAAGCAATCGGTGAAAAATGTAAAGCTCATAAAGCACTGTTTATTATTGACGGTACCCAATCTGTAGGTGCCTTGCCAGTAGATGTGGCTTCCTTTCAGATTGACGCATTGGTTTGTGCCGGATATAAATGGCTCATGGGGCCTTATTCCATAGGATTGGCTTATTATTCCAGGTTTTTCAATGATGGTACGCCCCTAGAGGAATCTTGGATGACCCGTAGCAATGCCCAAAATTTTTCATCATTGACCAATTATGTAGATGATTATGTAGCAGGGGCAGGAAGGTATAATGTGGGAGAATTCAGCAATTTCACCCTATTGCCCATGTTGAATGTAGCCATTGAACAGATACTGAAATGGGATCCGGCCAAAATTCAATCTTATTGCGATCAGTTATCTCAACCTTTGATCAAGTTTTTAAAAGCCAATGGGTTTTGGGTTGAGGAAGATCAATATAGGGCAAAGCACCTTTTTGGTATTTTATTACCAGCGCATTTAGACCAAAAAGTTTTGTTGCATAAATTACAGGAGAGGAAAATCTTTGTTTCGACTAGGGGCAAGGCAATTAGAATTTCCCTTCATCTTTACAATACCAAAGAGGATATTGATGCGATTATTGAAGTTTTGGATACTTTGCTGAAAAATTAA
- a CDS encoding M14 family zinc carboxypeptidase, translating into MRKIYYLMAMLMLLVCTELTAQQIDQAYNQKIREFTTDERFLPKSLLDVVDHPTIPSPLKHFGHIIGAEGHVHRSSEIYGYYQKLAQTSPMVHMQEMGKTEEGRPFYVVVIANEETMAKLDHYKDQLAKLSDSRKTNPEQAERIILDSKPVYYVSGGMHATEMGSPEMLMELAYRLATSSAPDIKQITDNIITVINPIMEPDGLDKQVDWYYRYTKGREFIDDGFPRSPPYWAKYVFHDNNRDGLQVSQEITKSIFKGFFEFHPTVMLDLHESVPLLYISTGTGPYNDYVDPITQSEWQVMGNHDVAAVASEGMPGAFTWAFYDGWWPGYGIWVANNHNSNGRFYETYGNSGADTYLRDLSTARYAGDLATSKEWYRPDPATPLVNWSFRNNINYTQVGVIASLSYAANNAKLLLTNYYKKGYNSVEKGKKEGPKAFTIAKNQKDPVMAAYLAGQLLVQGIEVHESEEHYVVLTEQPYRNLLVSLMTAQDYPKDAKFPPYDAIAWTLPYLYGVEVEAKDSIHFEVSSLKMLTEAPKYSGKVSGDGGTYILPYHAQNTVLPALYWLKSQNKNAEISLLSKQTIVGSDTLFPGSLVLKKINKNQASSFASEFGLDLKGTSATIQESDQQTVSLPKVAIYHTWYNTQDEGWSRYTFDQRKIPYTSIDKDVLKAGNLKSKFDVIILPRTRGNLKNFVNGVDKKFGPMPFTKTAEFQSHGMPASTNDMTGGPGYLGMDNLRKFVEEGGLLISFDNTSSIVAESGLTPELSPVSAGSLFHPGSIIRAKARKSGHPVLYGFPEEFTLFRGNGPLLQTNKYNRNLMLVQYGSKPLKDEVPYEGHIMGMPEKAKVDKEEKKEEKAKPYVVSGMVRNEQEIVGHGAVFNVPVGKGNVLAFTFDPLHRYLNHHDAPMVWNAIINWDRLR; encoded by the coding sequence ATGAGGAAAATATATTATTTGATGGCAATGCTGATGCTATTGGTATGCACTGAACTTACAGCCCAGCAAATTGACCAAGCTTACAACCAAAAAATAAGGGAATTCACCACAGACGAGCGCTTTTTGCCCAAGTCATTATTGGATGTAGTAGACCATCCTACCATCCCTTCACCGCTTAAACATTTTGGTCATATCATCGGGGCGGAAGGACATGTCCACCGTTCCTCTGAAATATATGGCTACTACCAAAAACTTGCCCAAACTTCTCCCATGGTCCATATGCAGGAAATGGGAAAAACAGAAGAAGGCCGGCCTTTTTATGTGGTGGTGATTGCAAATGAGGAAACCATGGCCAAATTGGATCATTACAAAGACCAATTGGCAAAATTGTCGGACTCAAGAAAAACAAACCCAGAACAAGCTGAGAGGATTATTTTGGACAGCAAGCCAGTGTATTATGTATCAGGTGGCATGCATGCTACTGAAATGGGTTCCCCGGAAATGCTGATGGAACTGGCCTATAGATTGGCAACATCCTCAGCACCTGATATCAAGCAAATAACGGACAATATCATTACAGTCATCAATCCGATTATGGAACCTGATGGCCTGGACAAGCAGGTAGATTGGTATTACCGATATACCAAAGGAAGGGAGTTTATAGATGATGGCTTTCCCCGTTCACCACCGTATTGGGCGAAGTACGTTTTTCATGACAATAACCGAGATGGATTGCAGGTTTCACAGGAAATCACCAAATCCATATTCAAGGGATTTTTCGAGTTTCACCCCACAGTGATGCTTGACCTGCATGAGTCAGTTCCCTTGCTGTACATATCCACTGGCACAGGCCCATACAATGATTATGTGGATCCGATTACCCAAAGTGAGTGGCAGGTGATGGGCAACCATGATGTGGCTGCAGTCGCTTCAGAAGGAATGCCGGGTGCATTTACCTGGGCATTCTATGATGGTTGGTGGCCAGGATATGGAATCTGGGTAGCCAACAACCACAATTCCAATGGACGATTTTATGAAACTTATGGCAATTCCGGTGCGGATACTTATTTGCGTGATCTGTCCACTGCAAGATATGCCGGAGACTTGGCGACCTCCAAAGAATGGTACAGACCTGACCCGGCAACACCTCTTGTCAATTGGTCTTTTAGAAACAACATCAACTATACCCAAGTTGGGGTGATAGCCTCACTTTCCTATGCTGCCAACAATGCCAAATTGTTGTTGACCAATTATTACAAAAAAGGATATAACAGTGTTGAAAAGGGTAAGAAAGAGGGACCCAAGGCCTTTACGATTGCTAAAAACCAAAAAGATCCAGTTATGGCTGCTTATCTGGCAGGGCAATTATTGGTACAGGGGATTGAAGTCCATGAATCAGAGGAGCATTATGTGGTTTTGACAGAACAGCCTTACAGAAATCTGTTGGTTTCCCTGATGACCGCGCAGGATTATCCCAAAGACGCCAAATTCCCACCCTATGATGCCATTGCATGGACTTTGCCTTACCTGTATGGTGTGGAGGTAGAAGCAAAGGACAGCATTCATTTTGAAGTATCTTCTTTGAAAATGCTCACTGAGGCACCAAAATATTCCGGTAAGGTTTCAGGAGATGGAGGGACCTATATTTTACCCTATCATGCCCAGAATACAGTTTTACCGGCCTTATATTGGCTGAAGTCTCAGAATAAAAATGCTGAGATATCATTGTTGTCCAAGCAGACAATTGTGGGAAGTGACACCCTTTTTCCGGGTTCTTTGGTTTTGAAAAAAATCAATAAAAACCAAGCCAGTTCATTTGCCTCTGAATTTGGCTTGGACTTAAAAGGCACTTCCGCTACTATTCAAGAATCCGATCAGCAAACAGTCTCCCTTCCCAAGGTGGCCATTTACCACACTTGGTACAATACGCAGGATGAAGGTTGGTCAAGGTATACTTTTGACCAGAGAAAAATACCCTATACTTCCATCGACAAAGATGTGCTGAAAGCCGGGAATCTTAAATCCAAATTTGATGTGATCATCCTCCCACGGACTAGGGGTAATCTGAAGAATTTTGTCAATGGAGTCGATAAAAAATTCGGTCCAATGCCATTTACCAAAACAGCAGAATTCCAATCCCACGGAATGCCTGCTTCTACAAATGATATGACCGGTGGGCCCGGTTATTTGGGCATGGATAATCTGAGAAAGTTTGTGGAAGAAGGCGGTCTTTTGATCAGTTTTGACAATACCAGCAGTATTGTTGCCGAGTCTGGACTTACCCCTGAATTGTCTCCTGTCAGTGCTGGAAGTTTATTCCATCCTGGTTCAATCATCCGTGCCAAAGCCAGAAAATCAGGTCATCCGGTATTGTATGGATTCCCAGAGGAATTTACCCTTTTCCGCGGGAATGGTCCACTATTACAGACCAATAAATACAATAGAAACTTGATGTTGGTACAATATGGAAGCAAACCGCTGAAAGATGAGGTTCCTTATGAGGGTCACATTATGGGAATGCCTGAAAAAGCAAAAGTGGACAAAGAAGAGAAAAAAGAGGAAAAGGCTAAACCTTATGTGGTATCCGGTATGGTCCGAAACGAACAGGAGATTGTTGGTCATGGGGCCGTCTTCAATGTGCCCGTTGGAAAAGGAAATGTACTTGCCTTCACCTTTGATCCCCTTCACCGCTATCTCAACCATCATGATGCCCCTATGGTATGGAATGCGATTATCAATTGGGATAGGTTGAGGTGA